In Selenomonas sp. TAMA-11512, a genomic segment contains:
- a CDS encoding acyltransferase, which yields MTKPRLPAIEYIRGISMLGVIGIHIGSQYLGSPVPNANLTALYEIVTRFAVPIFFFISAFGIFYNMDPQKPFSYRSFIRRRAKAVLLPYMVWSLFYLYHDSILYHTGFPAIPYLADLLFFGNAKYHLYFLVILFWFYISMPLWYQILRKINPIGLVILFFLQVGFNYFSSYDMDFIIWTYSLEDSFFKSLLLYRLNYLPLHYAFVFLIGGYAAMHIDEFLRILKDHQLTVSLFSFGSIIALLHYYYSLMDGGYTQMDAINTAHQLSPQGIVYTLAASFFFFMIFTYQHYPSCLNPIFSLLGRHSYFAYLVHPLFIGHYTLYLENHGIILTASKSVLLYVVVLLSSILAAILCRKFGSMVPYFNLCTIGTKK from the coding sequence ATGACGAAGCCCAGGCTTCCTGCAATCGAATACATAAGAGGAATCTCGATGCTCGGCGTAATTGGGATTCACATCGGATCCCAGTATTTAGGCAGTCCGGTTCCCAATGCCAATTTGACAGCACTCTATGAAATCGTAACTCGGTTTGCCGTCCCTATCTTCTTTTTCATCTCTGCCTTCGGCATTTTTTACAATATGGATCCGCAAAAGCCTTTTTCCTACCGGTCATTTATCCGGCGGCGCGCAAAGGCGGTCCTATTGCCGTACATGGTCTGGTCACTCTTTTATCTTTATCATGACAGCATTCTGTATCATACGGGATTTCCCGCCATTCCCTATCTTGCCGATCTCCTCTTTTTCGGAAATGCAAAATACCATCTCTATTTCTTAGTCATTCTCTTTTGGTTCTATATCTCCATGCCGCTTTGGTATCAAATTCTGCGAAAAATCAATCCTATCGGACTTGTCATACTCTTTTTTTTACAGGTTGGTTTCAATTATTTTTCCAGCTATGATATGGATTTTATTATTTGGACGTATTCGCTGGAGGACTCCTTTTTTAAATCGCTGCTGCTCTATCGCTTAAACTATCTGCCACTGCATTATGCATTTGTTTTTTTGATTGGCGGTTATGCGGCAATGCACATTGATGAATTTCTTCGAATTCTCAAAGATCATCAGCTTACTGTCTCCCTATTTTCCTTTGGCTCCATTATCGCCCTTCTGCACTACTACTATTCGCTCATGGACGGCGGCTATACACAGATGGATGCCATCAATACAGCGCATCAGCTTTCTCCGCAAGGCATCGTATATACACTGGCCGCTTCCTTTTTCTTCTTCATGATATTCACCTATCAGCATTATCCTTCCTGCCTCAACCCTATCTTCTCACTCCTCGGCCGCCATTCCTACTTTGCTTACCTTGTCCATCCTCTCTTCATCGGTCATTACACGCTCTACCTGGAGAATCACGGTATCATATTGACTGCATCCAAGTCTGTTCTGCTCTATGTTGTCGTTTTACTTTCATCCATCCTGGCTGCCATTCTTTGTCGGAAATTCGGCTCCATGGTACCGTACTTCAATTTATGTACCATCGGAACAAAAAAGTGA
- the murI gene encoding glutamate racemase, whose product MKTIQKKDRPIGVFDSGLGGISVLKELMYLLPRENYIFYADAAHTPYGERSIEELEALTTRAAETLIQEGVKAILIACNTATSAAGQALREKHPELPIIGIEPAVKPAVLSGGHPTVVVMATHATLRQEKYRKLLEKYKNQGNIYSLPAPGLVTFVEQGELDTEAVRSYIREGIKGLSIPDNKIDAVVLGCTHFPFVRSAIESVVGKEANVYDGAQGAAQEMKRRLKAQELLSERTETGTILWQNSKGEEAYNKKAEGMLALLKAHTLRE is encoded by the coding sequence GTGAAAACGATACAGAAAAAAGACAGACCCATTGGGGTTTTTGATTCCGGGCTGGGAGGCATAAGTGTCTTAAAGGAGCTGATGTACCTCTTGCCGAGAGAAAACTATATCTTTTATGCCGATGCGGCGCATACTCCATATGGAGAGCGAAGTATCGAAGAACTTGAAGCATTGACAACGCGTGCTGCGGAAACACTGATCCAAGAGGGTGTAAAAGCCATTTTGATTGCCTGCAATACGGCGACGAGTGCCGCCGGACAGGCACTGAGAGAGAAGCATCCGGAGCTGCCCATCATCGGGATTGAGCCTGCGGTAAAGCCGGCCGTGCTCTCCGGCGGACATCCGACGGTTGTCGTGATGGCAACACACGCAACACTTCGCCAGGAGAAGTATAGAAAACTGCTTGAAAAGTATAAAAATCAAGGAAATATCTACAGTTTGCCGGCTCCCGGGCTTGTGACCTTTGTGGAACAGGGGGAGCTTGACACGGAGGCGGTGCGCAGTTATATCCGTGAAGGAATAAAGGGGTTGTCGATACCCGATAACAAGATCGATGCGGTCGTCTTAGGATGCACACATTTCCCTTTTGTACGAAGTGCGATTGAATCCGTTGTGGGAAAAGAGGCCAATGTCTACGACGGAGCGCAGGGGGCTGCGCAGGAGATGAAGCGGCGTTTGAAAGCACAGGAGCTGCTTTCGGAGCGTACGGAGACGGGAACGATACTTTGGCAAAACAGTAAGGGCGAAGAGGCGTATAATAAAAAGGCAGAGGGAATGCTTGCCTTGTTAAAGGCGCATA